The nucleotide window ggctctctctctctctctctctctctctctctctctttctttctctcttcacttATCTATGTTATGTCTGCTCCACCTCTACTACATCTTTCGTTTCCTATTTTTGTATTCTCTTCTGTTTCTGTGAAAGGTATTGCGTGGTTTGTTTCGTTAGTTTCAGCGCGTCTTGTAAACTTTTTCCAAAGATGTAGACTTATTCCCTTTCTATATCTCCGATTATAGAACTGTAGTGTTATTGAGACTTGTGTTCGATTGACTTCTTGTGGAACATTTCTACTGAAAAGCCGATTGGGAATCTAATTGTTAGCTCTTGCAtttattccttcttcttttgcttaATCTTTAATTTTTATCGAATAATTGATCTTCTGTCCTTGTTTGACTTCGCGTctcatctttcctttttcccctAGTAAAGATTCAGGAACTTGACAACCAATCTTAACTTTGGTTGTCTCGGCATCTCAAAGATAGGTTGAGAAAGAATTCATATATGCCTTTCGCCGTGAACTTTCAGTTCTTCTTTTTCAGAGTCGTAAGATCTTCCATTTTCGTGCAAATGCATCAGAACTTTATGCCTCTCAGTCTAGTCCAACTTTGGTCATGCTATGATTCATAGGTTGTCacttcaaattttatattttgatcAGGATATTAACATTGAAAAGCCCGAAGACGTTGTTCCCTTTTCCATTTTGTGTTCAGAACTTTAAGGTGTATTTCATCTTTCTTCGTGAGTTCAGTTCCTGGGAAGTAAGGAGAGCGAGTGAAATGagctttcttcctttcttttattgCCAAATCTGATTTGATTTTGTCCCACTTTTGGCTTTGCCGGTCTTTCTCTTTCGGGCCCTATGTCAGTTCTGCCCCTTTATGACCCTGTTCAAAATTCCCGTTTAGATTCTTTATGGGCCATTGGAAGGAGCCCGTTCTCAAAACTAAGAGTTTGCTTACACCCTTCCATGAAACATAATTTATTTATCTCATGTGCTCAATGATACGTGTAGTAACTAGGAAGCGTGGTCTGATAATTTGAGTGTGCACCCGCCCCCTCCATTCTCAGGCGGCTTCATCTCAACCTCAGGCCGCCTCAAGGGAGCCATTTTTCATTGTAATTTGGTTCTAATGGTTGCCCTTTTTCTGCAGGGTTATGTTTTTTTGTCTCTGACGTCACTTCGGTTAGCTGTCAAATGCAGAGTTTCTCTTTCCTGctgtattttttccttttgagatAACATTGTCTTTTAGTACTCTGTTCGATATTGTAGTTTGTCAATGTAATATCTGAAAGTTTCCATGTTCAATGATATTATTTAGTTGCGAACTTGCTTGTATTTTGCCGGTGAAGTTTGTACTACTGGTCGACTTTTGCAAGTTGTGCCTGCACTCACGAAAGATAAATACCTTTTGAGACAATAAAGTTGATGATAACTCTATACTTTATTCATGTGGTAGAGctttttctgtttgttggtGAAACTCTTTTGGCCTCGTTgcgttctatatatatatatctgtgtgtgtgtgtgtgtaaagtttTTTATGtggatgaaatttatatatgatGCTATATAGatgatgaaatttatatatgatGCTATATAGATCCAAACCAATCCTGGAGCTAATTTCTACTGCTGGTAACTTCCATTATTGCCATCATGGAACTGATTACACCTCCATGCGCTTTGCAGTTGACCCCTGAAGGACACTGAGTGATTACTGGTAGACTATGACTTTGTACTGAGTGAAGGTCTAACTCATCCAATACATCTGAGAAGTTGATAATTTTGTGATTTCCGGTGTTAGTTTCAAAGAGATGGATCGAAAAGACACGTCTGGATTTGTCAGCGGAGGTTGCTTGCACTACATGGGGTCCATGTTGCTTTAATTTACCAcattgattttttccttttttttcccggAAGTCAGGCAGGCTTTATCACTTTTGGAGTTAAGAAGAGTTAAGACCATAGTAGCGTCTTCAAGAAGTAAGGAGCCTATGATGGATCCCAGGTTTAATCACCTCGGATTTTCTTCGCAACCCATGTCTGTAAATGCTTTTGAGAATTTAGGTAAAGGCAGTGTATTCCTATCAGGGCATTGTACAGATACTGTCTTGAGGCTGGACTCCCCTGGTTCTGTCACACCTCAATTTCCACCACCAAAGGGCATAAAGAGGAAGTTTGGGGAAACCATTGATGGGTCTTTACTAGTCCTTGGCTTAGGCCGATCACCCAGTACCTCGGATACGAAGGAAAGCTCAGAGACTTGCACTCTAACATCAGCTAAAGAAACTACAGATGAAGAGACCTCCATGGATCTGGGCTTGAACTTTAGTCTTCACCTTAGCAATGACAAAAGTACAAGCCCCAATGGACCGCCGCCGAATGCTCACAAAGTGATGGACATGGATTCGACATTTCACCTCCAGTTGAGTCTTTCAACTGGACCTGCAGAGTCCGATATCACCAGTATCACTCCAGCATCCGTTGTTAACCGGAACACAAATGAAACCGTTTTAGTTGATGACGGTTCGACATGTTCTCGTTGGGCCTCGGGCAGTCGTCTGCCCCCTGCAGTAGAGCGAGTCTTTGATCTCAACCAAAGTTCAGCTAATGGTGATCTTAACGATGACGTTCCAGCATTATCAAATGTAACTCCGGTGCCGAAAGGCCCAGCTGCCTGTACTTCCGGGCTTACTCAACCACGTAACAATACCACAAAAACCTGCCAATTTGCAGGATGCGGGAAGGGAGCAAGGGGTGCCTCCGGGTTGTGCATTGCCCACGGAGGAGGCAGGAGGTGCCAGAAACCTGGCTGCAACAAAGGCGCCGAGGGGCGGACAGTGTACTGCAAAGCCCACGGCGGTGGCCGGAGGTGCGAGTACCTCGGCTGCACCAAGAGTGCGGAAGGGCGCACCGACTTCTGCATTGCTCACGGAGGCGGGAGGAGGTGTGGCTTCTCAGGAGGTTGCACCAAGGCAGCCAGAGGGAAGTCAGGCTTGTGTATCAGGCACGGTGGGGGTAAGAGGTGCCAGAGGGAGAACTGCACCAAGAGTGCAGAAGGGTTATCCGGGCTGTGCATCTCTCACGGAGGCGGCAGGCGATGTCAGTTCCCTAAATGCAACAAGGGTGCACAAGGCAGCACCATGTTCTGCAAGGCGCACGGCGGTGGCAAGCGGTGCACCTTCCCCGGGTGCACGAAGGGTGCAGAAGGGAGCACGCCTCTGTGCAAGGGGCATGGTGGCGGCAAGCGGTGCTCCTTTCAGGGCGGTGGTGTCTGCACCAAGAGCGTCCATGGCGGGACGAAATTCTGCGTTGCTCATGGAGGTGGCAAGAGGTGCGCGGCGCCGGACTGCACCAAGAGCGCCAGGGGAAGGACTAACTACTGCGTCAGGCATGGAGGTGGCAAGCGGTGCAAGGCAGAGGGCTGTGGCAAGAGCGCCCAGGGCAGCACCGACTTCTGCAAAGCGCACGGCGGTGGCAAACGGTGCACGTGGGGACAGCACCTCGGCCCAGCCGCCGGTCAAGGCGTTGCTCAGGGGCCCTGCGACAGGTTTGCGCGGGGAAAGACTGGTCTGTGCCAGGCGCACAGTGCGTTGGTGCAGGACAAGCGTGTGCACGGTGGTGGCACGCTCAGTCAGGCCACCGTCTCTTCCGCCCGCCACAACCGAAAACTCACCATATCTGAAGTGGTCAAGGAGAAGGCAGAAGTAATGCACATAGATTTTGCAAGTGGGTGCGGTGGAGAAAGCAGCCTGGCAGCATTCGGGCTCCTTCAGGGCACCTCTAAAAAACCTGTCATCGTGCATGGTCCTTCGTATCCTGTGGTCTCCCTGCAGTCTCCGGCGGAATCTTGCCGGCGCAGCGACAATGCCACTTCAGTGCCTGAAGGAAGAGTGCACGGAGGAACTCTGATGGCGTTGCTTAGGAAGGGTTCCTTCAACGGTGGAAATGATCCATCGGAGCCCAGCCCATCTTACACCGTCTCGCGCTGGCCGTGAAGTTAGCTCCGTCAGTCCTGCTGCATAGGGGTATTTTGGGTGGTAGCAGTCATAGAGGTCTAGTGTCTCAAAAGGTCACGGTCATGGTTTTGGTTTTCTCATTCCCCaaaggtaaaaataaaaataagcacATGGCTCGAAACTAAAATGGATTTAgttcttgttatttcattacTCGATAAGCATTTGCCCTAAAACCCCTGAAGCAATAAAAGGGGTTTTACTTTTTAGGTTGTGAATTGTGATTGGGTCGTCTAGCTGTTTAAAATCTATGCaatgtaaatatataaatgtTCTCAGACATGTTCAGGTCTATGTGAATATAATATTGCTGGCTTCTCCTGTCTTTGTACTTTGTAATGAATTTGCCTTctttttaatcttcttttccATGTCCTCAGTTGCGGTACTTCTAATGGGTGCAGGGCACTCGGTTGGTTCCAACGTTCACAGTCTGTATGCTTTCACTTGTGTCCGGAATCACGTGGAACCGCCTGGTTGTTCCTGATGCCAGACAGTGGACCCATAACATATGGACAAATCGGACtgccactatatatatatatatatatatatatatatatatatatataaaagggtGCCAATAGGAACTGACCTGGACTACTGGGAATGGCTGGCTccgagagttttttttttttttcttcccattttaGAATAACAAAAGGAAGTAGGGTTTTGAGAAAGGGAAGGCCTCTTAGGCTTCGCTGGCTCATGGTGGAAAGGAAACCACTTCCTTTAAAGGAACCTTCTTTTCCCACACTGGCAGTCACAGCATTCACCTTGTGAGGTGAGAATAGAAAGCTGAATCGCGTCAGCTCGAGTACAATTGGTTTTTTGCCTTTGAAATAAAGTGGAGATGGAAAAACTGTGGGCGGTGCTCCTCAACAACAGGCCATTTCCGGGCGCTTTACTTGTTTCGTTTAGTGGTGGGAAAGCTTATATTCTTCTTTCCAGCTCACAACTTTTGCTGTTGTTATTTTGTGACTGAAAAACTAGCCCTTTTCATTAGCTTAGTCaccttaacttttttttctttttccctttagaCGAGGAGGCAAAGCACTGCTGCTTATTAGGGGCCAATGTCGGTACATCATGCCCACTAGAAagctcttttcttcttctctccttttcattttactttAAAACAATAGAAGCGACCGCGGTCCACCCAGTGGCGTGGAAAGGAACTCATCGTTAGTTTGATTCCCATGAGATCTATATTCTTGTGCCAATATAAGGTAGGTTGTGGTACCGAGTTGAGGGTAAATACTATTTCTTTTATTAGGCATCGATGCAGGCCTGAACCCTGGTGACGAAGGAAAAAGGGAGTTTGCACTCTATTTGTTTTCCTTGCAGTGGTCGTAATTGGTTCACTGACCCAGTAAAAGAACATACATGGCATGGTTTCGTTGATCAAGCAATAGATCAACACCTAAATCCATGATCCATCAAAGCAAAGATCTTGCCTCAAATCTAACATCCAGTTACATTGTTAAAAGGTCTCTCCTAAACTTGCAGGTGGGGCTGGATTAAATCAAGAATCTGATCATATCAAAGATAATTAAATACTTAATTTGGTGGATAAGATTGTGTTTTCAGTGCTCGAGACAAACATGTCAACCCCACTTCAATCTCTCCTGAAAATGGAAATACACTGTTTTCCGGTGGCAATTCTTCTAGTCGGCCGGGCAACATATTTTTAAACTCTTGATTTGACACTAAAGCTAAACTTTTTTAACATGGTTGGGCTTCATCCAAACCAATCATAATTCCCtagtaaagagagagagagagaagaaaagaacatcCGGACCAATCACAGGTAGTAGTTGATAGGGAGAGAAAGGTCATACAGCAACCAATCGATGGTTGGACAAagtgccaaaaagaaaaagagcagatCCTTGTACTACAACGAGATGGCTCGCTGTggaaaccacaaaagaaaattttccgtAGCTAAAAGAAGTTTCTCACTTTCCCCAAAGTGAAACAAACAGCAAAAAAACACGCGCTCATCTTACTGTCACGACTCCAAAAGTCGCTCCCGAATTGAAGCTTTTTCCTAGGAGAAAATTCACTTTCACATGCAAACTTTCCCTTTCTCATGTCCCACGGTAACACCAGCTCCACgcttgtttgaaaatttttacataaaagaAGCCAAACTTTTCTACcgtgaaaattttcctttagtTTGGCTCACATTTTTAGCACAAATTCATGTGGAAATAGATGAGATTTATGAAGAGTCACAAAGAGGATAAGTGATTCACATGAAATATGTCATAAGCAAAGAGAAATAGTTCGAGCAGGGAAAGAATTTTGAGATCGTAAGCAGCTCGATCAACTCCTCCCCAGCTTGACCGCACCTAGCTGTATGCATCATCTCATCAACGGCTGGGTACCTGATCAGGTCCCGTTGCTTCCGCAGAGCAATCGGAACCAGGTGCAGGAAGGTTACTGAATGCTATGAGGATGCCCAGTGGTGAGGGTGGATAATCTTAGTCTGTGCTCTTGGCCTAGGCTTTGCCTAGGCTGTGCATACAAGGCAGGTGTCAGTAACATTGTTTAGCATGATGGTTGCTGGTGCAACCTTTTCGGTTCACATTTCGAGTCTTGTGAAAAGGCATGTAAAGGATGGGATTCAGAAAGGCGGCCGGGACAGGAATACGCAATTGATTTCGATTCACACGTGGAGGTACCATTTGCTAGTTTATGCGATCCTAGTCTTGTTAAATACTGTACTTTTTAATTATCTTCGACAATTTCCGATTCCAATGATAGTTCAGGCTGTTGTTTGAGAGTTTACTGCAAAAACCTGCCAACAGTAGCCATTTTTAAATCCACCTTTCTGTTCAGAAGACGTGCATCATTTGAAGGACATGGTTGGCTTAAGACAGAAAAGGACATGAGAGATGAAGAAAAGGGGATAATGCAACCAAAGGGGCCAGATCATGAATGCAGTGGAAACCTTAAACTTGACACAAGAACATTTAGCATGCATTGCTGCAGCTTGTTTAGCACAAAGATCCCTATCTGTTGACCATCCGGCTTGACAGTTTTGGAAATAAACCTTGTCTCCATCATGTGAAGTGTTAAGATGAATGGCTGGTCCGCAGTCGCGAAGATGCATGCTCACATACAGCTCTGCTACATGACAACGACCTCTTCGAGATTTCTTACTGGCCAAGTCGAGTTCAATTAGAGGAATGACCCCAAAGTAAAGAATTCCCACTATAGAGGAATAATGGGGCATGAGGCAGAGTTCAAAACTAAAAGCATAAAACATAAAGACTTATAGATAGGAAAGGTAAGAAAGGAGAAGCACGATTTCGGGAAAAAATGCCAGGTTCTGTCTTCCCTGGTAACTGTCAAAGTCCAAGAAGAAGCACCACTATTACATACTTCACAAGGCAAAaggaataaaaggaaaaaatacatTAGCTAAAAGCTACGGTGATGTCCTTCACTTTTGCTGGTAACTatgctgtgtgtgtgtgactcgACAGCCAGTTAGTCTATGCTGCTACCCTCAGTCCGCCGGCTGTCTATGCCTTAACTTTCCTCACCTGAATATTGTGTGTTGTATGAGACCGCCAGATTGGCTGGCGGCCACTCTGAAGTAGAGCAATCTGTTCTCCTTCTTGTACCATTCCGTGGCtctgaaatgaaaaaacagttATCCATCACTTGTATCATGCATAcatgtttaaaaaatgtgacACGCTACTGTTGCGACCTGCCAACTGAAATTGCTAAACAGGTGGACAGAACATGGGAATAAACTGCAGCATCCCCACTTCCCAGTGACATTGGATTAAAATTCGAATATCCATACATTAAGTTCCATCGTCACAGATATCGCAAgagttttgaaaatatatttacGGAGAAAATCTGAcgacattttgaaaatctcagcaagaaatgaaaatctTGCCTATTTTTTGActattttttcactttctttttgtGATTATTAGTTTCTCGTTtactttcattttctctaatttttaagattttttacttttataaaatttggtgagatttttc belongs to Nymphaea colorata isolate Beijing-Zhang1983 chromosome 13, ASM883128v2, whole genome shotgun sequence and includes:
- the LOC116266838 gene encoding uncharacterized protein LOC116266838, whose translation is MMDPRFNHLGFSSQPMSVNAFENLGKGSVFLSGHCTDTVLRLDSPGSVTPQFPPPKGIKRKFGETIDGSLLVLGLGRSPSTSDTKESSETCTLTSAKETTDEETSMDLGLNFSLHLSNDKSTSPNGPPPNAHKVMDMDSTFHLQLSLSTGPAESDITSITPASVVNRNTNETVLVDDGSTCSRWASGSRLPPAVERVFDLNQSSANGDLNDDVPALSNVTPVPKGPAACTSGLTQPRNNTTKTCQFAGCGKGARGASGLCIAHGGGRRCQKPGCNKGAEGRTVYCKAHGGGRRCEYLGCTKSAEGRTDFCIAHGGGRRCGFSGGCTKAARGKSGLCIRHGGGKRCQRENCTKSAEGLSGLCISHGGGRRCQFPKCNKGAQGSTMFCKAHGGGKRCTFPGCTKGAEGSTPLCKGHGGGKRCSFQGGGVCTKSVHGGTKFCVAHGGGKRCAAPDCTKSARGRTNYCVRHGGGKRCKAEGCGKSAQGSTDFCKAHGGGKRCTWGQHLGPAAGQGVAQGPCDRFARGKTGLCQAHSALVQDKRVHGGGTLSQATVSSARHNRKLTISEVVKEKAEVMHIDFASGCGGESSLAAFGLLQGTSKKPVIVHGPSYPVVSLQSPAESCRRSDNATSVPEGRVHGGTLMALLRKGSFNGGNDPSEPSPSYTVSRWP